A section of the Patescibacteria group bacterium genome encodes:
- a CDS encoding TrpB-like pyridoxal phosphate-dependent enzyme: MPIIFLDQKDAPTHYYNIVPDLPRPLDPPLHPGTKKPITPEDLAPLFPMELIKQEMSGERLIAIPEEIRKAYQLYRPSPLIRASRLEKELKTPAKIYYKYEGASPVGSHKLNTALAQAYYNKQAGVKRLTTETGAGQWGSALGFACNYFGLALTVYMVKISYEQKPYRKTMMKIYGAECISSPSNLTEAGKKILKKDPNTHGSLGMAIAEAVEDAAKHDDTKYALGSVLNHVLHHQTIIGQEAMKQMEIAGDYPDIIIGCHGGGSNLAGIAFPFLKDKLKGQKKNLRVIAAEPTSCPSLTKGEYKYDFGDTVGLTPLIKMYTMGYEFVPSPIHAGGLRYHGAAPIVSLLKDEGLIEAVAYEQKEIFAAAVKFARSQGIVPAPESAHAIKAVFQEAEKCRLSGESKTILFNLSGHGHFDMASYESYLEGKM, encoded by the coding sequence ATGCCAATAATATTCTTAGATCAGAAAGATGCGCCGACTCATTACTATAATATTGTTCCGGATCTGCCTAGGCCGTTAGATCCGCCGCTTCATCCGGGAACGAAAAAACCCATAACGCCGGAAGATTTGGCGCCGTTATTTCCCATGGAATTAATCAAGCAGGAAATGTCCGGCGAAAGATTGATCGCCATACCCGAGGAAATTAGAAAAGCCTATCAGCTATATCGCCCCAGCCCGCTCATCCGAGCGAGTCGGCTTGAAAAAGAGTTAAAAACTCCGGCCAAGATTTATTATAAATATGAAGGCGCCAGCCCGGTGGGCAGCCATAAGTTAAATACGGCTTTAGCGCAAGCCTATTATAATAAGCAAGCCGGCGTTAAAAGATTAACTACTGAAACCGGCGCGGGCCAGTGGGGCTCGGCTTTGGGCTTTGCCTGTAATTATTTCGGTTTGGCTTTAACCGTTTATATGGTTAAAATAAGCTACGAGCAAAAGCCTTACCGCAAAACAATGATGAAAATTTACGGCGCCGAGTGTATTTCCAGCCCGTCTAATTTAACCGAGGCCGGAAAAAAGATATTAAAGAAAGACCCGAATACTCACGGCAGTTTAGGCATGGCCATTGCCGAAGCGGTTGAAGACGCGGCTAAGCATGATGATACTAAATATGCTTTAGGCTCGGTTTTAAACCATGTTTTGCACCACCAAACAATAATCGGGCAGGAAGCTATGAAGCAAATGGAAATCGCCGGAGACTATCCGGACATAATTATCGGTTGCCATGGCGGCGGCAGTAATTTAGCCGGCATTGCTTTTCCATTCTTGAAAGATAAGTTAAAAGGCCAAAAGAAAAATTTACGCGTCATCGCGGCCGAGCCGACTTCATGCCCATCATTAACCAAGGGCGAATATAAATATGATTTCGGCGATACGGTCGGCTTAACGCCGCTCATAAAAATGTATACCATGGGTTACGAATTTGTGCCGTCGCCGATTCATGCCGGCGGTCTAAGATATCATGGCGCGGCGCCGATCGTCAGCCTGCTAAAAGATGAAGGCTTGATTGAAGCCGTGGCTTATGAGCAAAAAGAAATTTTTGCCGCGGCCGTAAAATTCGCGCGTAGCCAGGGAATTGTTCCGGCGCCCGAATCCGCGCATGCGATTAAGGCCGTATTTCAAGAAGCGGAAAAATGCCGCTTGTCTGGAGAGAGCAAAACGATACTGTTTAACTTAAGCGGCCATGGGCATTTTGACATGGCGTCGTATGAAAGTTATTTGGAAGGGAAGATGTAA